A genomic region of Exiguobacterium sp. Helios contains the following coding sequences:
- a CDS encoding GTP pyrophosphokinase family protein — protein MQSQDLNTMMLEYVNDKEDYDAFADKLKVLLSELLDAAGIKYHSIVARTKESDSLYQKVLRQPNKYQSLRDVHDLTGIRIVTYFHDDVREAARIIENEFSIDRDQSVDKSTLLDTTEFGYLSVHFVAALNEQRLALSEYGRFKEHTAEIQIRSILQHAWAEIEHDLGYKNPNSVPAEVRRSFSRVAGLLEIADQEFVNIKKQLKQFEDETVQQILSDPHKVRITSDNLNYFIDHSAVINDLDKQLVTSQMMLDSDQQLINELIRMFHYVDIRNYGELIEAVSVHSPLALKCAQVMPNPFLPRQGIGIAYICMAVTIAGNDPHRIDYFFRRFYPELRNVEDIIKQVQPLTKQMIQEKNID, from the coding sequence CAAGGAAGACTATGATGCCTTTGCCGATAAATTAAAAGTTTTATTATCGGAATTGCTCGATGCAGCCGGCATCAAATACCATTCGATCGTCGCCCGGACGAAAGAGTCCGACAGTCTGTACCAAAAAGTGTTACGGCAACCGAATAAATACCAATCGCTTCGCGATGTCCACGATTTGACGGGGATTCGGATCGTGACGTATTTTCACGATGATGTCCGGGAAGCTGCCCGGATCATCGAAAATGAATTTTCAATTGACCGGGATCAATCCGTCGACAAATCCACTTTGCTCGACACGACCGAGTTCGGTTATCTGTCAGTTCACTTCGTCGCTGCGTTGAATGAACAGCGGCTCGCCCTCAGCGAATACGGTCGTTTTAAGGAACATACCGCTGAAATCCAGATTCGTTCGATTCTGCAGCACGCCTGGGCCGAAATCGAACACGATTTAGGATACAAAAATCCGAACAGCGTACCAGCTGAAGTCCGCCGCAGTTTCAGCCGTGTCGCCGGACTCCTTGAAATCGCCGATCAGGAATTCGTCAACATCAAAAAACAGTTAAAACAATTTGAAGACGAGACGGTCCAACAAATTTTATCGGATCCTCATAAGGTTCGGATCACGTCGGACAACTTAAACTATTTCATTGATCACTCCGCCGTCATCAACGATCTCGACAAACAACTGGTCACGTCCCAGATGATGCTTGATTCCGATCAACAGTTGATCAATGAATTAATCCGGATGTTCCATTACGTCGATATCCGCAATTACGGTGAATTGATCGAAGCCGTCTCCGTCCATAGTCCGCTCGCCTTGAAATGTGCCCAGGTCATGCCAAACCCGTTCCTGCCCCGCCAAGGGATCGGCATCGCCTATATCTGTATGGCCGTAACGATTGCCGGGAACGATCCGCACCGGATTGACTATTTCTTCCGCCGGTTCTACCCGGAACTCCGAAATGTCGAGGACATCATCAAACAGGTCCAACCTTTAACTAAACAGATGATTCAAGAGAAAAATATTGATTAA